In the genome of Blastopirellula marina, one region contains:
- a CDS encoding cellulase family glycosylhydrolase, translating into MKASFLLGMLLTCLSSLVHAQDQPVSTLQRVIVSSDGKDFRLQGTDERFYVWGVNYDHDRGGRLLEDYWHEEWPAIEEDFAEMKTLGVNVVRVHLQLAKFMNTAEEPNAQNLEKLAELVRLAENTKVYLNLTGLGCYHKQDVPTWYDEMTEADRWQVQANFWKAIAQTCKDSPAIFCYDLMNEPVLGGGKDAQEWLVGEPLGGKYFVQRITTDMAGRDNKEVAAAWLKKLTDAIREVDSQTMITVGVIPWAHVWPNAKPLFYSEEVSGPLSFVSVHFYPEKGKVQKAIDALKVYDIGKPLVIEEFFPLKCSLEEADQFLTEARPVTDGLTSFYWGTTPEEYRAEGNMQGAIIAGWLDYFQEHAVNH; encoded by the coding sequence ATGAAAGCCTCATTTCTGCTTGGAATGCTTCTCACCTGTTTGTCATCTTTGGTTCATGCTCAGGATCAGCCTGTCTCTACACTGCAGCGTGTGATTGTCTCGTCTGACGGAAAAGATTTTCGTCTGCAAGGAACGGACGAACGTTTCTATGTCTGGGGAGTGAACTACGATCACGATCGAGGCGGGCGATTGCTCGAGGACTATTGGCATGAGGAGTGGCCAGCGATTGAGGAAGACTTCGCCGAAATGAAAACGCTGGGCGTGAACGTTGTTCGTGTTCACCTTCAACTTGCGAAGTTCATGAACACGGCTGAAGAGCCCAATGCACAAAATCTGGAGAAGCTTGCCGAGTTGGTAAGACTGGCTGAAAACACAAAGGTGTACCTCAACTTGACTGGGCTGGGGTGTTATCACAAGCAAGACGTACCGACCTGGTACGACGAAATGACCGAAGCGGACCGATGGCAGGTTCAAGCTAACTTTTGGAAAGCGATTGCCCAGACCTGCAAAGATAGTCCGGCAATCTTCTGTTACGACCTGATGAATGAACCGGTCCTAGGGGGCGGGAAAGACGCACAAGAGTGGCTCGTGGGTGAACCGCTCGGCGGCAAATATTTTGTCCAGCGAATCACAACCGATATGGCCGGTCGGGACAACAAAGAAGTCGCGGCTGCGTGGTTGAAGAAATTAACCGATGCGATTCGTGAAGTCGATTCGCAAACGATGATTACGGTTGGCGTGATTCCTTGGGCTCACGTTTGGCCTAATGCCAAACCGCTCTTCTACAGCGAAGAAGTTTCTGGGCCGCTAAGCTTTGTCAGCGTTCACTTCTACCCAGAAAAAGGTAAAGTCCAGAAAGCGATCGACGCACTCAAGGTCTACGACATTGGCAAACCGTTGGTGATTGAAGAATTCTTTCCTCTGAAGTGTTCGCTGGAGGAAGCAGATCAGTTTCTGACCGAGGCCAGACCAGTTACCGATGGCCTAACCAGTTTCTATTGGGGGACAACACCGGAAGAATATCGAGCCGAGGGGAACATGCAGGGAGCAATCATCGCTGGTTGGCTTGATTATTTCCAGGAGCATGCGGTGAATCATTAG
- a CDS encoding dienelactone hydrolase family protein, protein MRSFAVSLALLFFVATFAQAEVQTKVIQYQVGDKTFDGFLAYDDAIKGPRPGVVVFHEWWGLNDYAKKRTKMLAELGYVAFAADMYGDGKFVDHPKDAGEMAGKVRANVAEWQKRATVALDILKKQPQCDPEKLAAIGYCFGGSTALELAYTGADLDAVATFHAALPTPTEEQAEDIKAKVLVCHGADDGFVPQMAIDAFKEKLADAKVDLDFVAFPGAVHSFTVEDSGKHNNPGMQYNKAADEKSWAMLLDLLKSTLGTN, encoded by the coding sequence ATGCGCAGCTTTGCCGTTTCCCTTGCTTTGCTTTTCTTCGTAGCGACCTTCGCCCAAGCCGAAGTCCAAACCAAAGTCATCCAGTATCAAGTAGGCGACAAGACATTCGACGGGTTCCTGGCCTATGACGATGCCATCAAGGGCCCGCGTCCCGGCGTCGTGGTCTTTCACGAATGGTGGGGGCTAAATGACTACGCGAAGAAGCGAACCAAGATGCTGGCCGAACTTGGTTACGTTGCTTTCGCCGCCGACATGTATGGCGATGGCAAGTTTGTCGATCACCCCAAGGATGCTGGCGAAATGGCCGGGAAAGTCCGCGCTAACGTCGCCGAGTGGCAGAAGAGGGCTACGGTCGCCTTGGACATTCTCAAGAAGCAACCGCAGTGCGATCCCGAGAAACTAGCCGCGATTGGTTATTGCTTCGGAGGGTCAACCGCTTTAGAGCTTGCTTACACTGGGGCCGATTTGGACGCTGTCGCAACGTTCCACGCCGCTTTGCCGACGCCCACCGAGGAGCAAGCCGAAGACATCAAAGCGAAAGTGCTGGTTTGCCATGGTGCCGATGACGGTTTCGTACCGCAAATGGCAATCGATGCCTTCAAGGAAAAACTGGCCGACGCCAAGGTCGACCTCGACTTCGTTGCCTTCCCAGGGGCGGTGCATAGCTTCACCGTCGAAGACTCGGGCAAGCACAACAATCCTGGCATGCAGTACAACAAAGCCGCTGACGAAAAGTCGTGGGCCATGCTGCTCGATTTGCTGAAGAGCACGCTCGGCACCAATTAG
- the aspS gene encoding aspartate--tRNA ligase, giving the protein MYRTHTCGELRKSEVGQTVTLAGWVDTYRDHGGGLFVDLRDRYGKTQLVFSSDSGTEVQQLSRGLRNEDVIQVVGKVDPRPDGTVNPKLVTGEIEIKVEKLTILNKCKTPPFFPSQMDMPGEDLRLKHRYLDLRRQQMQQTLLLRSRIIKLMRDYFDEHDFIDVETPILGRSTPEGARDYLVPSRVHHGEFYALPQSPQLYKQILMMAGYDRYVQVARCFRDEDLRADRQPEFTQLDLEMAFCEMDDVIGIIDGLVANVAKDVLNIELSGPLPRMTYDEAMERFGHDAPDLRFGLEIVDATDLAAEAEFRVFKAVAEAGNRVRGICAKGAADKYSRRLIDDMTSMVQDDFGAKGLAWFKVEADGTLNSPIAKNFTPELLAKFKERFAAEPGDLILIVADKFEVTCKALYGLRKKLGAELKLYDPEAMHFSWVVEFPMFDYDEEEGRWVAMHHPFTAPRPQDIELLDSDPGKCRALAYDLVINGSEAGGGTIRIHDNATQQKVFGLLGMTEEDAKNRFGFLLDALQFGAPPHGGIALGIDRWVMLFGHLDNIRDCIAFPKTQRAADLMTDAPSTVDRKQLEELAIKVLRLDEVKK; this is encoded by the coding sequence TTGTATCGCACACACACTTGCGGCGAATTACGAAAATCCGAAGTTGGCCAAACCGTCACCCTGGCGGGCTGGGTCGACACGTACCGCGACCATGGCGGAGGATTATTCGTCGACTTACGTGATCGGTACGGCAAAACGCAATTGGTTTTCAGCAGCGATAGCGGCACCGAAGTGCAGCAACTTTCCCGTGGCCTCCGCAACGAAGACGTGATCCAGGTCGTCGGAAAGGTCGATCCTCGCCCGGATGGAACAGTGAATCCCAAGCTGGTCACTGGCGAAATCGAAATCAAAGTCGAGAAGCTAACGATCCTAAATAAGTGTAAGACGCCTCCGTTCTTCCCCAGCCAAATGGACATGCCGGGCGAAGACCTCCGTCTGAAACACCGTTACCTCGACCTACGTCGCCAGCAGATGCAACAAACGCTGTTGCTTCGTAGTCGCATAATCAAGTTGATGCGGGATTACTTCGACGAGCATGACTTCATCGACGTCGAAACTCCGATCCTTGGCCGCAGCACGCCGGAAGGGGCTCGCGACTACTTGGTGCCTAGCCGAGTGCACCATGGCGAGTTCTATGCGTTGCCGCAGTCACCACAGCTGTACAAGCAAATCTTGATGATGGCTGGCTACGACCGCTACGTTCAGGTAGCACGTTGTTTCCGTGACGAAGATCTTCGCGCCGATCGCCAACCAGAGTTCACGCAGTTGGACCTCGAAATGGCGTTCTGCGAAATGGACGACGTTATCGGTATCATCGATGGCCTGGTGGCCAACGTTGCCAAAGATGTTCTCAACATCGAGCTTAGTGGTCCGCTGCCTCGCATGACCTATGACGAGGCCATGGAACGCTTCGGCCACGACGCTCCGGACTTGCGTTTCGGCTTGGAAATCGTCGACGCCACGGATCTGGCCGCCGAAGCTGAGTTCCGGGTTTTCAAAGCCGTGGCGGAAGCTGGCAACCGTGTTCGCGGGATCTGTGCGAAAGGTGCCGCCGACAAGTACTCGCGTCGTCTAATTGACGATATGACCTCGATGGTCCAAGACGACTTCGGTGCGAAGGGGCTCGCTTGGTTCAAGGTCGAAGCCGATGGCACGCTCAACTCACCGATTGCTAAAAACTTCACACCAGAACTGTTAGCCAAGTTCAAGGAACGCTTTGCCGCCGAACCGGGCGACTTGATCCTGATCGTCGCCGATAAGTTTGAGGTAACCTGCAAGGCACTTTATGGCCTGCGAAAGAAGCTGGGTGCCGAACTGAAGCTTTACGATCCCGAGGCGATGCACTTCAGTTGGGTGGTTGAATTCCCGATGTTCGACTACGACGAAGAAGAGGGCCGCTGGGTCGCCATGCACCATCCGTTCACGGCTCCACGTCCGCAGGACATCGAACTTCTGGACAGCGATCCTGGCAAATGCCGCGCATTGGCCTACGATCTGGTGATCAACGGTAGCGAAGCGGGCGGTGGTACGATTCGTATCCACGACAACGCGACACAGCAAAAGGTGTTTGGCCTGTTGGGCATGACTGAAGAAGACGCCAAGAATCGCTTCGGTTTCCTGCTCGATGCCCTACAGTTCGGCGCGCCACCACATGGCGGTATCGCACTGGGTATCGACCGCTGGGTAATGCTGTTTGGTCACTTGGACAATATCCGCGACTGCATTGCGTTTCCGAAAACGCAACGTGCGGCCGACTTGATGACCGACGCTCCGAGCACGGTCGATCGCAAACAGCTCGAAGAACTGGCGATCAAAGTCCTTCGTCTGGACGAAGTCAAGAAGTAA
- a CDS encoding HD domain-containing protein, whose product MSNLLEIPEVVGLQSRADVIRIPPELDIPMTRRVRHLVDTAEFRRLVHISQLGLVSLVFPAAHHSRFEHSLGVYRMMLLYLQRLAHVPAFAEVIETKDAELMIVAALLHDLGHWPFCHPIEDMRLSGVPQHELFANSFLLEGEVADCLRDDWGITPRDVVSFLSEKGRSSKMKLMQSVISGPIDVDKLDYLQRDSLHAGVPYGRNFDQQRLIASLCISQAGDKLALTNKGRTAAEMMVFARYVMFSEVYWHHAVRSATAMLQRAFFMLRPQLELDSLFRLTERPMIEAMREAAGNGPACDLLDGLFGPTRRLYKRLFEYSFFDHPELFHLIARRPYDWLVDLSDQFATALSRHLGRRVAPHEILVDAPPVKLEVQFNIDVLDIKAGKYRGLGDVSPMVETLAKRQFDDYVKKVRIFVHPRLQEAMGSDTAIETLFVDTVRGMFPESG is encoded by the coding sequence ATGAGTAATCTGCTTGAAATTCCGGAAGTGGTCGGGCTGCAATCGCGAGCCGATGTCATACGTATCCCCCCCGAGTTGGACATCCCGATGACGCGTCGGGTTCGCCATTTAGTCGATACGGCCGAATTTCGCCGCTTGGTCCATATCAGCCAATTGGGACTGGTCTCGCTCGTTTTTCCGGCGGCACACCATAGTCGGTTCGAGCATAGTCTGGGCGTGTACCGGATGATGCTGCTCTATTTGCAGCGATTAGCCCATGTTCCAGCGTTTGCGGAAGTCATCGAAACCAAAGACGCCGAACTGATGATTGTGGCGGCACTGCTTCACGACTTGGGGCACTGGCCGTTTTGCCACCCGATCGAGGACATGCGGTTGAGCGGCGTACCGCAGCATGAATTGTTCGCCAACAGTTTTCTGCTCGAGGGAGAAGTCGCCGATTGCCTGCGTGACGATTGGGGCATTACGCCACGGGACGTGGTAAGCTTCCTGTCCGAGAAAGGGCGTAGCAGCAAGATGAAGCTGATGCAAAGCGTCATCTCAGGACCGATCGATGTCGACAAGCTCGATTATTTGCAACGCGATAGCTTGCATGCAGGCGTACCCTACGGACGTAATTTCGATCAGCAACGGCTGATTGCCAGTTTGTGCATTAGCCAAGCCGGGGACAAGTTGGCCTTGACCAACAAAGGACGCACAGCGGCAGAAATGATGGTCTTTGCCCGCTATGTGATGTTCAGCGAAGTCTATTGGCATCACGCGGTTCGGAGCGCGACGGCGATGCTGCAGCGTGCATTCTTCATGCTACGTCCGCAATTGGAACTGGACTCGCTGTTCCGCTTGACGGAACGCCCGATGATCGAGGCCATGCGTGAGGCAGCCGGCAATGGGCCTGCATGTGATTTGCTCGATGGTCTTTTTGGACCGACGCGACGTCTGTACAAACGGTTGTTCGAATACTCATTCTTCGATCACCCCGAGTTATTCCATCTCATTGCACGGCGTCCTTATGATTGGCTCGTTGATTTGAGCGATCAGTTCGCCACGGCACTCTCCAGGCATTTAGGACGACGGGTCGCACCGCACGAGATCTTAGTCGATGCTCCGCCAGTGAAGTTGGAAGTTCAGTTCAACATCGATGTGCTCGATATCAAGGCTGGTAAGTACCGTGGTCTGGGCGATGTTTCGCCAATGGTCGAAACATTAGCTAAGCGTCAATTCGACGATTATGTGAAGAAGGTCCGTATTTTTGTGCATCCGCGACTGCAAGAAGCGATGGGCAGCGATACGGCGATTGAGACCCTGTTTGTGGACACGGTTCGCGGAATGTTTCCAGAATCGGGTTAG
- a CDS encoding prenyltransferase/squalene oxidase repeat-containing protein has translation MRKEVIVNISRRIFVGFTPCLLMTFGSLAVAADPPISNDAHKKLDEIVGKGLKYLETKGQADDGSFTAQAGPGLTALALTGALRNGKTVDDPVVAKGLKALEGFVKPDGGIYGNGRLRNYETCVAMLCFKEANADGRYNELLKKARAFVTGLQYGDGEMKQDDVWFGGVGYGGAGRPDMSNTGYLVEALVETGSEADDEAIQRALVFISRCQNLSSKYNTTQFADKVEDGGFFYEIPREKIDPSTSPERYTENGGIRSYGSMTYAGLKSMIYAGLTKDDPRVKAATDWVTKNYSVEKNPGMGSAGLFYYYHTFAAGLCTAGVDELTDAEGNKHNWREDLINELAERQNDDGSWANENGRWFENDKNLATAFALMALSYCDADQKPAAGQTPQ, from the coding sequence ATGAGGAAAGAGGTAATAGTGAATATCTCCCGTCGTATTTTCGTGGGTTTCACGCCCTGTCTGCTGATGACATTCGGTTCGCTGGCAGTTGCCGCCGATCCTCCTATTTCTAATGACGCGCACAAGAAGCTCGATGAGATTGTCGGCAAAGGATTGAAATACCTCGAAACGAAGGGACAAGCAGACGACGGTTCCTTTACGGCCCAAGCAGGCCCTGGCTTGACCGCCCTTGCACTGACCGGCGCCCTTCGTAACGGCAAGACTGTGGACGACCCTGTCGTTGCCAAAGGTCTCAAGGCGCTCGAAGGCTTCGTGAAACCAGACGGTGGCATCTACGGCAATGGTCGCCTTCGTAACTACGAGACATGCGTGGCGATGCTCTGTTTTAAGGAAGCCAACGCCGACGGTCGCTATAACGAGTTGCTTAAGAAGGCCCGTGCTTTCGTTACGGGACTGCAATACGGCGACGGCGAAATGAAGCAAGACGACGTTTGGTTCGGTGGTGTCGGCTACGGCGGGGCTGGCCGACCCGATATGTCGAACACCGGATACCTGGTCGAAGCTTTGGTGGAAACTGGCAGCGAAGCTGACGACGAAGCCATTCAACGCGCACTCGTCTTTATCTCGCGTTGTCAGAACCTTTCCAGCAAGTACAACACTACTCAGTTTGCTGACAAGGTGGAAGATGGCGGTTTCTTTTACGAGATTCCTCGCGAGAAAATCGATCCATCGACATCACCTGAACGTTACACCGAAAACGGCGGCATTCGCAGCTACGGTTCGATGACGTACGCCGGACTGAAAAGTATGATCTATGCCGGCCTGACCAAAGATGATCCGCGGGTGAAAGCTGCCACCGACTGGGTTACCAAGAATTACAGCGTTGAAAAGAATCCAGGCATGGGTAGCGCTGGGCTGTTTTACTACTACCACACCTTCGCTGCCGGTCTGTGCACAGCCGGAGTCGACGAGTTGACCGACGCCGAAGGTAACAAGCACAACTGGCGAGAAGATCTAATCAACGAGTTAGCCGAGCGCCAGAATGACGACGGCTCATGGGCAAATGAAAACGGTCGTTGGTTCGAGAACGATAAGAATCTGGCCACCGCATTCGCTTTGATGGCATTGTCTTACTGCGACGCTGACCAAAAGCCAGCCGCTGGCCAAACACCCCAATAG
- a CDS encoding VWA domain-containing protein has translation MFDYEFSIERPWFLLLLLIIPILWSVSWKSLTIGGRWRWSLATALRTLLCFLVILALAEVELVRKTDRLSVIYLIDRSLSIPPDRLDEVVEYVRSTANTFRKPSPDDRVGVITFGGDAAIEIPPWSSDLYLRSQFETQIDRQQTNLEAAMKLAQAAFPIDAAKRVVIVTDGKETLGNAMQLAQAMTQSGIGIDVVPVSTIARGEITVEKITTPSTTREKTPFPVQVVLKNEPGALWDREGMKKPVSGNIRVIRSGGGRDTVVVDQQIELEPGTRVFAFQDELPDGGFYTYDAAFTPDQRGMDGFTQNNSASSFTHIESSGHVLLIVDAARPNEFDELVAMLKRNDLKVTVQPSDQLFTNLSDLQPYDLVILGNVARSTGDTNGITAFSDAQMQILADNTRDLGAGLIMLGGPDSFGAGGWANTPLEEAMPLDFQIKDAKVVPVGALMLVMDKSGSMAGEKIHWCKAAAREALRALGSRDFIGVTSFDSITQRTVPLQRAENRQFVQQMISRLAADGGTDMFPAMEDGFRQLEAADAAVKHMIVLTDGQTPAADFARLAKQISDRGITVTTVAVGQDADVRLLNQIAAIGRGKFYQVTSPKAIPRIFMQEARRVARPLIFEKEGGIQPSLASEHEILKGLPSGFLPLSGYVMSTPKDSPLVDVPLMLPEPVGQSNALLATWQYGIGRSVCWTSDAGQRWTTNWTSWDGYEKLFLQMVRWTMRNTDNDSNYIVATEIHGSKVKVTLNALDDEGNFMNFASPQLHGVGPQSGTIDGTFKQVAPGRYVAEFEAAKSGPHFLAVAPTPGQTPVRIGINVQNTQEFRDQTDHLPMLQRMAALSPPGGKSGEIFNIDMTPEQLATIEATPFRHDLPKASSQRPIWYLILVGTACLFLIDIANRRVLWGFAWTRTLWNRMTHRPIEEAAQPKSLERLKAQKQSLNRQWDEEFASDTTRTTPTESTAEIVTSDTSVDTPRDNPSLETSEEPGYLNRLLHAKRQARQVDDSDRNDHRN, from the coding sequence ATGTTCGATTACGAATTCTCCATTGAACGTCCCTGGTTCTTACTGCTCCTGTTGATCATTCCCATTCTGTGGAGCGTTTCCTGGAAGAGCTTGACCATCGGTGGACGTTGGCGATGGTCGCTCGCCACCGCATTGCGAACCCTGCTCTGTTTTCTCGTAATCCTCGCTCTGGCCGAGGTCGAACTGGTACGCAAGACCGATCGTTTGTCGGTGATTTACCTGATCGACCGCTCACTCAGCATCCCTCCCGACCGCCTCGATGAAGTGGTCGAGTACGTACGTTCGACCGCGAACACCTTTCGCAAACCGTCGCCGGATGATCGTGTAGGGGTGATTACATTCGGTGGAGATGCAGCGATTGAGATCCCGCCTTGGTCGAGCGATTTGTATTTGCGATCACAATTTGAAACTCAGATTGATCGGCAGCAAACCAACTTGGAAGCAGCCATGAAGTTGGCTCAAGCTGCCTTCCCGATCGATGCCGCCAAACGCGTGGTAATCGTTACGGACGGAAAAGAAACGCTTGGCAACGCGATGCAACTTGCACAAGCAATGACTCAATCTGGCATCGGAATCGATGTGGTGCCCGTCTCGACGATTGCTCGTGGGGAAATCACGGTTGAGAAGATCACCACCCCATCGACAACACGCGAGAAAACACCGTTTCCTGTTCAAGTGGTTCTCAAGAACGAACCTGGCGCACTCTGGGACCGCGAGGGTATGAAGAAGCCGGTCAGCGGCAACATTCGCGTTATCCGCAGCGGTGGCGGTCGTGATACCGTGGTCGTCGATCAACAAATTGAATTGGAGCCAGGTACACGAGTCTTTGCCTTTCAGGATGAACTCCCTGACGGAGGTTTCTACACATACGATGCCGCATTCACGCCAGATCAACGCGGCATGGATGGCTTCACCCAAAACAATAGCGCGAGTAGCTTTACCCACATCGAGTCAAGCGGACACGTACTGCTTATCGTCGATGCGGCCCGTCCCAATGAGTTTGACGAGTTAGTCGCGATGCTGAAACGCAACGACTTGAAAGTCACCGTTCAGCCGAGCGATCAGCTTTTCACCAACTTGTCCGACCTGCAGCCGTACGACCTGGTGATTTTAGGGAACGTCGCGCGAAGTACCGGCGATACGAATGGGATCACAGCGTTCAGTGACGCTCAAATGCAGATCTTGGCAGACAATACACGAGACCTTGGCGCCGGCCTGATCATGCTGGGGGGGCCGGACAGCTTCGGTGCCGGTGGCTGGGCCAATACGCCGCTTGAAGAAGCCATGCCATTAGATTTTCAAATCAAAGACGCCAAGGTCGTTCCGGTCGGCGCGTTGATGTTGGTCATGGACAAATCTGGTTCGATGGCCGGCGAGAAGATTCATTGGTGCAAAGCGGCCGCTCGTGAAGCCCTACGTGCACTCGGCTCGCGCGATTTTATCGGCGTTACTTCGTTCGATTCGATCACGCAACGCACCGTTCCGCTCCAGCGCGCCGAAAATCGTCAATTCGTCCAGCAGATGATTTCGCGTTTGGCGGCAGATGGTGGCACCGATATGTTCCCAGCGATGGAGGACGGTTTTCGACAGCTGGAAGCCGCCGATGCCGCCGTAAAGCACATGATTGTGCTGACCGATGGACAAACCCCTGCGGCAGACTTCGCTCGGTTGGCGAAACAGATCTCGGACCGGGGAATTACCGTCACGACGGTTGCCGTGGGTCAAGATGCGGACGTTCGCCTCCTGAATCAGATCGCCGCGATTGGCCGGGGCAAGTTTTATCAAGTCACGTCTCCCAAGGCCATTCCGCGCATCTTCATGCAAGAAGCCCGTCGCGTTGCCAGGCCGCTGATCTTTGAGAAAGAAGGAGGCATTCAGCCATCCTTGGCAAGCGAACATGAGATTCTGAAAGGGCTTCCCTCAGGCTTTCTACCGCTGAGCGGCTACGTCATGTCGACGCCGAAAGACAGTCCCTTGGTCGACGTGCCGTTAATGCTTCCAGAACCTGTCGGCCAATCAAACGCCCTGCTGGCAACCTGGCAATATGGAATTGGCAGGAGTGTCTGCTGGACCAGCGATGCAGGACAACGCTGGACCACGAACTGGACAAGCTGGGACGGCTATGAAAAGCTTTTTCTGCAGATGGTTCGCTGGACGATGCGAAATACCGACAACGACTCGAATTATATAGTCGCTACGGAAATTCATGGTTCGAAGGTCAAAGTTACCCTCAACGCGTTGGACGACGAAGGCAACTTCATGAACTTTGCTTCCCCGCAGTTGCATGGCGTCGGCCCACAATCAGGAACCATCGATGGAACCTTTAAGCAGGTAGCTCCCGGTCGCTACGTGGCTGAATTTGAAGCCGCCAAGTCGGGACCACATTTCTTAGCGGTCGCGCCGACCCCTGGCCAAACGCCAGTCCGAATAGGAATCAATGTTCAGAACACGCAAGAATTCCGCGATCAGACAGATCACTTACCGATGCTGCAGCGAATGGCTGCGTTATCTCCACCGGGAGGAAAATCCGGTGAGATTTTTAATATCGATATGACACCAGAACAACTTGCCACCATTGAGGCCACACCTTTTCGGCACGACTTGCCGAAGGCTAGCAGCCAACGACCTATCTGGTACCTGATTCTCGTCGGGACAGCCTGTCTGTTTTTGATTGACATCGCCAATCGCCGTGTTCTATGGGGCTTTGCTTGGACACGCACGCTTTGGAATCGGATGACGCATCGTCCTATTGAGGAGGCAGCTCAACCAAAATCTCTCGAGCGTCTCAAAGCCCAAAAGCAATCGCTTAATCGGCAGTGGGATGAAGAATTCGCGTCCGATACTACGAGGACAACGCCAACGGAATCGACCGCTGAGATTGTTACCTCCGATACCTCAGTGGATACTCCTCGCGATAATCCATCGCTGGAAACTTCGGAAGAGCCGGGCTATCTCAATCGATTGCTGCACGCCAAGCGGCAAGCCCGACAAGTGGACGATTCCGATCGGAACGATCATCGCAATTGA
- a CDS encoding ion transporter: MSTPAPVAEPPSEQRSPILKNIIDVVDRFVVPLVWYSVIMLAIECQFYPEVDSHRSAPIFLWSERIVALIFTLEYIVRCLRNSGRGFYPITAFGIIDLISIVPFWIGFIPGIGPYLHLIRTLRVLRMLKFFRYSRGLQLMALGFFRSYWNLRPLFLAMLMMIFFTTFALFEVEGMHQEEFRSLFTIAWFLEVTGTTVGYGDMSPESTAGKAIVMAYMIGGLAIFMACFSAITSSFDKVFAEAADPDFDPLEQFDRIRRKHEKLEEQFKDIGTTDDEDEAAQEEEEELAQQEDDEEPLPASH; encoded by the coding sequence ATGAGCACACCTGCCCCGGTAGCCGAACCGCCATCCGAGCAGCGTAGTCCCATTCTGAAGAACATCATTGATGTTGTCGATCGATTTGTTGTCCCATTGGTATGGTACAGCGTGATCATGCTGGCAATCGAGTGTCAGTTCTATCCCGAAGTGGACAGCCATCGGTCAGCTCCGATCTTTCTGTGGTCCGAACGCATCGTTGCCCTGATCTTCACACTGGAATACATTGTCCGCTGCTTGCGAAACTCTGGCCGTGGCTTCTATCCGATAACGGCCTTCGGGATAATTGACTTGATTTCGATCGTGCCATTTTGGATTGGCTTCATTCCGGGTATTGGCCCCTATTTGCATTTGATTCGAACGTTGCGTGTGCTGCGGATGCTGAAGTTCTTCCGTTATTCACGCGGACTGCAACTCATGGCTCTGGGCTTCTTTCGATCGTACTGGAATTTGCGTCCGTTGTTTCTAGCAATGCTGATGATGATTTTCTTCACGACTTTTGCGTTGTTTGAAGTCGAAGGAATGCATCAAGAGGAATTCCGCAGTCTCTTTACGATTGCCTGGTTCTTGGAAGTTACCGGAACCACAGTTGGCTATGGAGATATGTCGCCTGAGTCTACCGCTGGGAAGGCGATCGTGATGGCCTACATGATCGGAGGATTAGCCATCTTTATGGCTTGCTTCAGTGCGATAACAAGTAGCTTCGATAAGGTTTTTGCCGAGGCTGCTGACCCTGATTTTGATCCACTGGAACAGTTCGATCGTATTCGTCGCAAGCACGAAAAGCTGGAAGAGCAATTCAAAGATATCGGGACAACCGATGATGAAGACGAAGCGGCCCAGGAGGAAGAGGAAGAATTAGCTCAGCAAGAAGACGACGAGGAACCTCTTCCAGCATCGCATTGA
- a CDS encoding VOC family protein: MEPRISLITLGVSDLAKALAFYRDGLGIPTTWTGERGVVFFKTTGTCLALYPFDKLAEDVGEAWVGEQKSKFPGIALAHNVRKKEDVDRILSQAEAAGGKIEKPGQDTFWGGYSGYFSDLDGYLWEVAYGAFEFNEDGSLIIP, encoded by the coding sequence ATGGAACCTCGCATAAGCCTGATAACGCTCGGTGTCTCAGACCTTGCCAAGGCCCTGGCCTTTTACCGCGACGGGCTTGGGATTCCCACGACTTGGACCGGAGAACGCGGGGTCGTTTTCTTCAAGACAACGGGAACATGCTTGGCTTTGTACCCGTTCGACAAACTGGCCGAGGATGTTGGCGAGGCGTGGGTAGGGGAGCAGAAGTCGAAGTTCCCTGGAATCGCTCTGGCGCACAATGTTCGGAAGAAAGAGGACGTCGATCGCATCTTGAGCCAAGCTGAAGCAGCCGGTGGCAAGATCGAAAAGCCTGGCCAAGATACGTTCTGGGGAGGCTACTCAGGCTATTTTTCCGACTTGGATGGCTATCTCTGGGAGGTAGCCTACGGTGCGTTTGAATTCAACGAAGATGGCAGCTTGATTATTCCCTGA